The following coding sequences lie in one Silene latifolia isolate original U9 population chromosome 5, ASM4854445v1, whole genome shotgun sequence genomic window:
- the LOC141656942 gene encoding B3 domain-containing transcription factor VRN1-like isoform X1 has protein sequence MADHGNDFMDVVSLKIPTGKTWKIELLKENGRAWFKDGWHEFVTYYSICHGHFLMFTYRGMSQFNVFIFDMSACEIEYPLDPQETQVPKTVNKTHTKINPCPPSSSSKENGMLALVEQYKRKFGTLTRGHIQKINSYQFGNPCFTVLMQPSYVTCLFRLCLPGKFAEEYLIKTRGSCTLRNATGDTWPVRCEGNTAKFMKFVGGWKKYALDNKLRVGDICVFELINVAKRLFQVEIIRCSSGVSDFEGVAGPSSPTRSSEEEIIEVILIDD, from the exons ATGGCTGATCATGGGAATGATTTTATGGATGTTGTAAGCCTCAAAATTCCGACCGGTAAGACGTGGAAAATTGAATTACTGAAAGAAAATGGGAGAGCATGGTTTAAAGATGGGTGGCATGAATTTGTAACCTATTATTCAATATGTCATGGGCATTTCTTGATGTTCACTTATAGAGGAATGTCTCAGTTCAATGTGTTTATTTTCGACATGTCCGCATGCGAGATTGAGTACCCTCTTGATCCTCAAGAAACCCAAGTCCCGAAGACAGTGAATAAAACTCATACCAAGATTAACCCTTGTCCACCTAGCTCTTCATCAAAAG AAAATGGGATGCTTGCTTTGGTGGAACAATATAAAAGGAAATTCGGAACTCTCACCCGTGGGCACATCCAGAAGATCAATTCTTATCAATTCGGAAACCCTTGTTTTACCGTCCTAATGCAACCGTCTTACGTGACCTGCCTGTTTCGCTTG TGTTTACCAGGGAAGTTTGCTGAGGAGTACTTGATAAAAACTCGAGGGAGCTGTACACTTCGAAATGCAACCGGTGATACATGGCCTGTTCGATGTGAAGGCAATACGGCGAAGTTTATGAAGTTTGTTGGAGGCTGGAAGAAGTATGCATTGGACAACAAATTACGAGTTGGTGATATATGTGTCTTCGAGTTGATCAATGTTGCCAAACGTCTGTTCCAAGTTGAAATAATCCGATGCTCATCTGGAGTATCGGATTTTGAGGGTGTTGCTGGTCCGAGTAGTCCCACGAGATCTTCAGAAGAGGAGATTATTGAAGTAATATTAATCGACGATTAA
- the LOC141656942 gene encoding B3 domain-containing transcription factor VRN1-like isoform X2, protein MADHGNDFMDVVSLKIPTGKTWKIELLKENGRAWFKDGWHEFVTYYSICHGHFLMFTYRGMSQFNVFIFDMSACEIEYPLDPQETQVPKTVNKTHTKINPCPPSSSSKENGMLALVEQYKRKFGTLTRGHIQKINSYQFGNPCFTVLMQPSYVTCLFRLCLPGKFAEEYLIKTRGSCTLRNATGDTWPVRCEGNTAKFMKFVGGWKKYALDNKLRVGDICVFELINVAKRLFQVEIIRCSSGYRMLKLLLVRVVP, encoded by the exons ATGGCTGATCATGGGAATGATTTTATGGATGTTGTAAGCCTCAAAATTCCGACCGGTAAGACGTGGAAAATTGAATTACTGAAAGAAAATGGGAGAGCATGGTTTAAAGATGGGTGGCATGAATTTGTAACCTATTATTCAATATGTCATGGGCATTTCTTGATGTTCACTTATAGAGGAATGTCTCAGTTCAATGTGTTTATTTTCGACATGTCCGCATGCGAGATTGAGTACCCTCTTGATCCTCAAGAAACCCAAGTCCCGAAGACAGTGAATAAAACTCATACCAAGATTAACCCTTGTCCACCTAGCTCTTCATCAAAAG AAAATGGGATGCTTGCTTTGGTGGAACAATATAAAAGGAAATTCGGAACTCTCACCCGTGGGCACATCCAGAAGATCAATTCTTATCAATTCGGAAACCCTTGTTTTACCGTCCTAATGCAACCGTCTTACGTGACCTGCCTGTTTCGCTTG TGTTTACCAGGGAAGTTTGCTGAGGAGTACTTGATAAAAACTCGAGGGAGCTGTACACTTCGAAATGCAACCGGTGATACATGGCCTGTTCGATGTGAAGGCAATACGGCGAAGTTTATGAAGTTTGTTGGAGGCTGGAAGAAGTATGCATTGGACAACAAATTACGAGTTGGTGATATATGTGTCTTCGAGTTGATCAATGTTGCCAAACGTCTGTTCCAAGTTGAAATAATCCGATGCTCATCTGGA